GTTGCGCGGCAATCGCGGCGTTGTTGAGGTAGCAATACCCGCCCATGTACTCACGGGCAGCGTGGTGGCCGGGTGGACGGCACAGGGCGAAGGCGCTGTAGTGGCCTTCGTCGATCAGCGCCAGGCCGGTGAGCGCGATGTCCGCGCTGGTCTTGACCGCGTTCCAAGTGGTGGCGGTGATCGGCGAACCGGCGTCCATGGCAAAGAAGCCCAGCTTGCCGTCGATAAAATCCGGCACCTGCGTGTTGGCCAGGTCGCGTACGGGCCACACCAGTGGCAACGCATCATGGCTGCGACCGATGGCCGTCCATTCGGCCCAGGCACTTTCCAGAAACGCCACGTAGCGCTCGCTGTGTGCGTTGACGTAACACGCACGGTCAAAGCTGCGCGGCACGATGATATCGCCCAGTCCCACGAACTGGACCCGGTCACGTACGGTGTCGGCTCGGCTGGGTTGTTCGAACGACGGCTTGAGCACGCCATCCTTCAATTCGGTGCCGTGGTGCAAACGGTGAGCATCACTAAAAACAGTCAGCATAGGGGGATATCCGCCAGTAAAAGACAGGTCTATTTTGTTCTGGCGGCGCGGGGCTTTCTTTGCTTTTACTTCTGGCACTGGTAGCTTTATAGGGAGTTTTTACCCCTGAAAGAGGCGAATATGAAAAATAAAACCAGACAGGTCGTTCTCGATGACACCGATCTCGCCATCCTCGCCTTGCTGCAGGAAGACGCGAGTATTTCCAACGCCCAACTCAGCGAGCGCCTGTCCCTGAGCCTCACGCCCTGCTGGCGCCGCCGCAAGCGCCTGGAGGAAGAAGGCGTGATCAAGGACTACCAGGCCAATCTGGATCGCAAGTTGCTGGGGCTGGACATCATGGCGTTTGTGCATGTGCGCTTTGCGATCCACACCGACCATGCGCCGGATGCCTTTGAAGCCGTGGTCAAAGACCTGCCCGAGGTGTTGTCGTGTCACAAGATCACCGGCGATGCGGATTATCTGTTGCAGGTGCTAGCGGAGGATCTGGACAGCTACAGCGAGTTTGTGGAAAGCGTGCTGAGGCGGCAGTTGGGGATCGCGTCGATCCAGTCGAGCCTGGCGTTGCGCGAGGTGAAAGCGACCAGTCGGGTGGCGATTCCAAAGCGCAATTGAGGAAAGTCAAACGGCGTTCAGTCACGGCAGATGATGGCTAAATGCCCTGCCCCAGGATGTGAAAAATTCGTTAACTAATTATCCCCAAAGGCTTTTTCCTACAGAAACAATCTGGCACACTGATGCGAATAATTATCAACATCTTTATTATTCGCCAAGGACGGTACTTAGGGGAGAGTCCGTTTCATGTCAGTGCAACAACCCGGCGGTAAAGGTTTTACACCCAGTTTGATCGCGCTGGCGGTCTGTCTGGCCACCTCACAGGTGGCCTTCGCCGCCGATGCCCAAGCGCCGGCCACCACGCTGGAACTGGGCGCCACCCAAGTCTCCGGCGAGCAGCAGTTGGGCGAGACCACTGAAGGCACGCAGTCCTACACCACTGGCGCGATGAAAACCGCGACCAAGCTGCCCCTGACCCTGCGAGAAACCCCACAAGCTGTCACCGTGATCACGCGCCAGCGCATGGATGACCAGGCAATGACCAGCATCAACGACGTGGTCAACGCCACGCCCGGGCTGTTCCTGAACTACTCCAATGGCCCTGGCCGGCAGTCCTACACCTCGCGTGGTTTCGACATCGATAACCTGATGTATGACGGCATCCCGAGCGGCTACAACGGCGTTTCCGTCGGTGCCCAGCCGAACCTGGCGATGTTCGACCGTGTTGAAGTGGTGCGCGGTGCCACTGGCCTGGTGACGGGCGCGGGCAACCCGTCGGCCGCCATCAACCTGATCCGCAAGCGGCCATTGGATGAGCAGAAAGTCACCCTCACCGGCGCCGCCGGCAGCTGGGACGACTACCGTGGCGAGCTGGATGCGTCCAGCCCGCTCAATGACAGCGGCACCTGGCGCGGTCGGGTGGTGACCTCCTACCGCGACGCCAACAGCTTCATCGACAATGCCGAGGAATATCACGGCCTGTTCTACGCCGTCACCGAAGCCGACCTGAGCGAAGACACCACCCTCACCCTCGG
The genomic region above belongs to Pseudomonas sp. S35 and contains:
- a CDS encoding histone deacetylase family protein, whose amino-acid sequence is MLTVFSDAHRLHHGTELKDGVLKPSFEQPSRADTVRDRVQFVGLGDIIVPRSFDRACYVNAHSERYVAFLESAWAEWTAIGRSHDALPLVWPVRDLANTQVPDFIDGKLGFFAMDAGSPITATTWNAVKTSADIALTGLALIDEGHYSAFALCRPPGHHAAREYMGGYCYLNNAAIAAQQAITQGAKRVAVLDVDFHHGNGTQNIFYDRADVLFISLHGEPAVSYPYFSGAGSERGVGAGEGFNLNYPLPKNTAWDRYKTALIDACQRLKHFAPDVLVISLGVDTFKDDPISHFLLDSDDFLGMGEIIASVGVPTLFVMEGGYMVDEIGINAVNVLHGFESKTA
- a CDS encoding Lrp/AsnC family transcriptional regulator, which gives rise to MKNKTRQVVLDDTDLAILALLQEDASISNAQLSERLSLSLTPCWRRRKRLEEEGVIKDYQANLDRKLLGLDIMAFVHVRFAIHTDHAPDAFEAVVKDLPEVLSCHKITGDADYLLQVLAEDLDSYSEFVESVLRRQLGIASIQSSLALREVKATSRVAIPKRN